Part of the Saccharicrinis carchari genome is shown below.
TACTCTCGTCCATTGCTTATCGTAACGATAGTGTGCCCATCCCCCAAAGCGACACCGCAATTATTGTATCGTTACAGCCGCAAACCATTGAGCTAAAGGAAATAAAAGTGGTGTTGTTGTCTCCTTACGAAATTGTGAAACGTATAATAGAAAACCGGGAACGTAATTATTTTACCAATCCCGTACTACTTACAGCCTTTTTTCGCGAATCGATAAAGCAAGATGGTAAATACATTGAAGTTTCGGAGGCAGCCATAGAGATTTTTAAAAGCTCCTATCTGCACACCCACGATAATGAAGAGGCTCGTTTTATAAAAGGGCGAAAAAAAGTAGAAGACAAAAAAGTAGCTGTGGCCCGTTTAAAGCTGGCTGGAGGGCCTGCCCTGTTTTCCACTGTTGATGTTGCCAAGCACCTTGATTTTATAGGAGGGCAAAATGCACATAACTATACCTACACCTACCAGGGACAGGATATTGTGAATGATAGAGTAGTATATAAAATAGGCTTTACACCCGTTTCAGAATTAAATGGTATTTATTATGAGGGGGAGCTATCTGTTGATATGGCAACCTTTGCGCTCCTGCGTGCCGAGTTTGGTATGACCAAAAAAACACTACGTAACAGCAATAAATATTTAATACGTAAAAATGCCAAAAAAGTAAAGTCAACCCCGGTTTACACTCGTTACATCGTAGATTACAGACCCTACAAAGACAAGTGGATGCTGAACAGTGTAAGGGGCGACCTGATTATTAATATGCAGGACAAACGTAATAAAATCAAATCGGTGTACGAGATTACATCCGATATGCTTATCACTAATGCACGACCCAGCCAGGGAAAGCGCATCCGATATTCAGAAGCATTTAAAACCAAGTATGTGCTGGCCGATAAAATTGTGGATTACGATCCCGACTTTTGGCAGAACTATAATGTTATCCGACCCGAAGAAGAACTGGAAAATATTTTTAAGCAGGCAGCGGTAGAAATAAACGTGGTGCCAAGCACAAAAAAAACCAAGTACTAAAGCTTGGTTTCCTGTTATATTTAATCTGACATTACAAACTGTATCAGGCACAATGTTTTTGAAGAAATTCAATGGTGGAACCCACGGAATATAGCTTGGCTAATTCTGAGTTCTCAATCTCTACCTCAAACTTTGTCTCCAAAAAAAACAAAAAACATGTCAGATCGAGATCATCCTTTAAAAGTTCTTCTTGCAGGGCGGCATCCTCAATAATCAAATCCCGTGGCACACCTGTTTTGCGTAAAACCTTATATAAATTCCTTCTAATTCTTTCCTGTTTCATGACCTTAAAATTTCTGCTGTTAATTTCATTTGTATATAGGACAACCCATCAGGAGATCACACGTATATAAAAAGTGAATTTTCTCATAAAAAATTCGATTGAATACATAGTGTTCGATCTAATGTTCTCATTAAGTGTTTCTTGTGAAATAATGTGAAGAATGATTTCGGAAATAATTTATTGTTTGAACAACACTGCTATCTTTGCCCAAACAGTAATTAGAGTTTTTTAAAATACGAACTAAGCATTAAAAAAAAGCAATAAAAATGAATACATGGTTTGAGTGTAAAGTAAAGTACGAAAAAATAGATGAACAAACGGGCAAACAAAAAAAAGTAAACCTGCCTTATCTTATTGATGCCGTTTCGTATACCGAAGCTGAGAGCAGGATACATGCCGAAATGGAGCAGTATGTAAGTGGTGAGTTTTCTGTTCCGTCGATTAAAAAAGCCAATTATACCGATCTGTTTTTTTACGACGACGGCGACAAGTGGTACAAATGCAAAATAATGTTTGTAAGCATTGATGAAGAGGCGGGTAAAGAGAAGAAAGTAGCCAACCAAATGCTGGTGCTGGCATCCGATTTAAAAGAAGCTTACGACAGAATAAACCAATCGATGAGTGGTATGACCGTGGATTACGACATAGTAGCCATTATCGAGAGCAACATCGCCGATGTGTTCCCTTATTTTAAGGATGAAGTAAACGAGCCTATCCCCGATAAGCTGCGTCCCCTCACCGATGAGGAAAGACAACAAAAAAATCAATCAGATCATCAAAAGGAAGATTACCAAGCAGAAGAGGACGAAACAGAAGTGAAAGACAAAGTTGAAGATACCATTGCATAACAATATAGGGGAACGGTTTTTTTATTGGTACAATTTATAAGAGAACCGTTCCCTTATAGCACGCGTGGGTTTAAACAAATATTATACATTCCTAATCAGCAAAAAATGGGGCCGCTGACATATTAAAGCTAAAATTAAGAGGAGTGTAAACTGAACGCTGTCCGATGTTTATTTTACGTTTCAAATTAACTCATATTTTTTCTTTAACGCTTTACTCCCTGTGCGTTTTGCGCAGCACGACGTTCCGACATCAGTTTATTCAAATCTCTTCTTTTGGCTTTTCGTAAAGTCATAATTTTACCGTACTTTTACTGTTACCCTTTGATGTTATCAAGCATGTGTCGGCATAAAATTGTAGTTAAGTAAACCATTAAAAGCGAAACCAATACTTCAATTCGATTTACAAATCAAAAAGAGAAATTCCCCGTTTTCATGTTTAATGGTTTTGAATAATGGGATTAATGTTTCAATTTATAATGAATTCACCTTGTTTATTAATCAAATTATAAGCAATTAAGGATTATTAAATATTTAAATGAAGAAAAATATCTTTAATTGATTATTTTTGACACTTGCAATTACGAAGACTAATAAAATTTAGATAATAATGAAAGAC
Proteins encoded:
- a CDS encoding acyl carrier protein, whose product is MKQERIRRNLYKVLRKTGVPRDLIIEDAALQEELLKDDLDLTCFLFFLETKFEVEIENSELAKLYSVGSTIEFLQKHCA
- a CDS encoding carboxypeptidase-like regulatory domain-containing protein, coding for MIAPLKLILIIAIVFAHSCTYAQDKPGDKDEHVLDEKIELNYKSIKIEALLDSLHHLYNYDFSYDPSNLPVDSLVQAIYQRQSLYHILSELFRHYSLTFSSVRRQIMIAHHSPNAALLDYVSISGTVVSADNNQPIPFVNIAVKGQPLGTTSNTEGDFTFLVPRKYVGQQVILSSIAYRNDSVPIPQSDTAIIVSLQPQTIELKEIKVVLLSPYEIVKRIIENRERNYFTNPVLLTAFFRESIKQDGKYIEVSEAAIEIFKSSYLHTHDNEEARFIKGRKKVEDKKVAVARLKLAGGPALFSTVDVAKHLDFIGGQNAHNYTYTYQGQDIVNDRVVYKIGFTPVSELNGIYYEGELSVDMATFALLRAEFGMTKKTLRNSNKYLIRKNAKKVKSTPVYTRYIVDYRPYKDKWMLNSVRGDLIINMQDKRNKIKSVYEITSDMLITNARPSQGKRIRYSEAFKTKYVLADKIVDYDPDFWQNYNVIRPEEELENIFKQAAVEINVVPSTKKTKY
- a CDS encoding DUF4494 domain-containing protein, whose amino-acid sequence is MNTWFECKVKYEKIDEQTGKQKKVNLPYLIDAVSYTEAESRIHAEMEQYVSGEFSVPSIKKANYTDLFFYDDGDKWYKCKIMFVSIDEEAGKEKKVANQMLVLASDLKEAYDRINQSMSGMTVDYDIVAIIESNIADVFPYFKDEVNEPIPDKLRPLTDEERQQKNQSDHQKEDYQAEEDETEVKDKVEDTIA